The genomic interval GCGCACCGCGACCGCTACAACGCGGGGCCGACTTCGGCACAGGGACTGGAGATCTCGCGCCGGGCGGAGCTGGGCGCGCAGTGCTTCGGCGGGATGTTCATCGGGTCGTCCAATCACGTCGGGACGGTCAGCCTGGACCAGGCGCAGCGCACCATCCGCGACAACTACAGCCGCGGTGACGGCAAGGGTGACACCAGAGACCATGGCAGCAAACAGCATTACGGCTCCTGGTACGAGCACGGCTACATCAACAACCGCACCCAGAAGTGCAACACCTGGACGGCGCCGTCCGCCGACGTGTCCTGAACTCGCTACGGAGACTTCTCTTCTCGCAGGCGCGCCAGCCAGCGTGCCGTCTCGTCGGGCTCGGGAAGTTCGCCGCCCATGATGTCGAGTACCGCGTGCCCGACGCACGCCGCGCCGAGCACGCGGTCGGCGATGGCCTCGGCGTCGCCCCACGGCAGATAGGGCTTGGCGATGAGCAGCGAGACGATGCCGTGCGCGGCCGCCCACAGCTCCAGCACCACCGGCAGCGGGTCACCGGGCGCGATCGTCCCGGCGTCCATCGCCTCCCGCACGGTGTCGGCGAACCGCCGGAACACGCCGCTGCCCATCACCAGGTCGACCGCGCGCGGGCTGTCGGCCGAGGAGCCCGCGGTGGCGACCCGGTACTGGCCCGGATGTTTCAGGGCGAAGCGCACATACGCCATACCCTGATCGCGCATCCGGGTGATCGGCGACCGCGCCGGATCGGTCGCCGCGGCGACGGCGGCGTCCAGATTCTCGAACACCTGCGCCACGGCCGCGTCGATGAGCGCGTCCTTGTCGGCGAAGTGCCGATAGATCGAGGGCGCGCTCACGCCGACCACCTTGCTCACCTCGCGGATCGACACCGTGTCGGCGCTTCCGGTGCGCGCCAGCAGCTCCCGGGTGGCGTCGAGGATCTCCGCGCGCAGCTGGGCGCCGGTGCCGCGGGCCGACCGCGGGCGTCGCGGGCACATCATGTGCGGCCCGCGGGCTCGGGTTCGGGGGCCGTCGCGCGCGGTTCGGGCGCCTCCTCCGACAGGCCGAACCGGCGGTGCAGCCGGGCCAGCGGCGCGGGCGCCCACCAGTTGGCCCGGCCCATCAGCTTCATCAACGCGGGCACCAGCAGGCCGCGGATGATGGTGGCGTCGGCGAGCACGGTCAGGGTGAGTCCCAGACCGAACATCTGCATGAACGACACCTTCGCGGTAACCATGGCGCCCAACACGATAGCCATCAGCAGCGCGGCCGCGGTGACGATTCGTCCGGTGCGCGCCACGCCGAGTGCCACCGAACGCACATTGTCGGCGGTCGTGCGACCCGAGGCCAGCCACGCCTCCCGGATCCGGGACAGCAGGAAGACCTCGTAGTCCATCGACATTCCGAAGGCCAGGCAGAACATCAGGATGGGCATCGTCGCCACCAGGTAGCCGGTCGGGGTGAAACCCAGCAGCCCGGACAGATGCCCGTCCTGGAAGATCCAGACCATCATCCCGAACATCGCACTCAGCGAGAGAGTGTTGAGCACCAGGGCTTTCAGCGGCAGCACGACGCTGCCGGTGAACAGGAACAGCACGATGAAAGTGGACAGCGCGATCAGCGCCACCGCCAGCGGCAGCCGGGCGCCCAGCGCGTGCAGGGTGTCGGCGTTGATCGCCGCGCCGCCGCCGAACAGTGCCGGGGCGGGCGCGGGCACGTCGCGCAACTGCCGGAACTGGTCCTGGCCGTCGGCGGAGTAGGGATTGAATCTCGAAGTGACGGTGAGGTATTGGCCGGTGTCGTTGGCCATGCCGGGCGGCGTCGGCGCGACTCGGGCGCCGGACACGTACACGCCGGAACCGGACAGCACCGCCGACACCCCGTTCACGCGTGACAGTTCCGTGGCGTAGCCGCTGATCGAGGCCGCGTCCCCGCGGTAGCCGTCCAGCACGATCGTGGTGCCGGTGCCCGCGTTGACCGCCGGGAAGTCGCTGCGCAGGACGTCGCCGACGGCCCGGGTCTGGGCGCCGGGCGGCAGCACCCGGTCGTCGGGGTAGCCGAATTTCACGCCCAGGAACGGTGATCCGATCGCCAGCAGCAGCGCGACGATCGCGACGGTGACCGGAATCGCGTGTCGCATAACCCACGTGACCGTGCGGTACCAGGCGGAGCGTTCGAGCGGGCGCGGTGTCGGCTCCGGCCGCCGGAGCAGGCGGCGCAGCAGCACGCGCAGATCCCACGCGTTCACCCGGTCGCCCAGCAGCACCAGCGCGGCGGGCAGGATCACGATCGATGCCGCGGCCGCGGCCGCCACCACGGCCACGCCCGCGAACGCCACCGAGCGCAGGAAGTAGAGGTCGAACACGGCCAGCGTCGCCAGCGCCAGCACGACCGTGAGCGTCGAGTACAGCACCGTGCGTCCGGCGGTCTGCACGGCGCGGACCGCGGCGTCGGCGTGGGTGCGGCCGCCGGCGAGTTCCTCGCGGTAGCGGCTCACGATGAACAGGCTGTAGTCGATGGCCAGTGCGAGGCCCAGCGCGGTGGTCATGTTCAGCGCGTAGATCGACACGTCGGAGAACAGCGTGAGCGCGCGCAGGATGGCGAGCGTGCCGGCGATCGCGAACAGGCCGATCATCAGCGGCAGCGCGGCCGCGACCACGCTGCCGAACACCAGCATCAGCACGATCGCGGTCAGTGGTACGGCGACGCCCTCGGCCAGGGTGAGGTCCTTGGTGACCTGGGTGTTCACCTCGTGATAGAGCGCGGCCAGGCCGCCCGCCCGCACGGTGACGCCGTCCGGTGTGGCGCCGAATCCGTCGATGATGTCGGCGGCGGTCTTCTGCGCCGCGTCGTCGCCGCCGGTGAGGTAGGCGAGCACCAGCGCGCTCTTGCCGTCCGTGCTGCGCAGCGCCGAACCGATCTGCGGCGGACTGTTCCAGTACGACCGGACACCGCGGGCGTCGGTGCGGCCCTGCAGATCTTCGGTGATGTCGGTGGCGACCGTGCGCGCGGCGGTGGCATCGACGCCCTGGTCGGAGTGGATCAGCAGGACCAGATTGGGTTCCGCGCCGCCGAAGTTGTCCGCCAGCAGCTTGGTGACCTGTGACGATTCGGCGTCGTCGGAGGTGAATCCGCCCGCCTTCAGCCGATCGGTGACCGAGGCCCCGAATCCGCCGCACGCCAGCGCCAGTACCAGCGCGGCGAGCAGTATCCGTTTAGGGTGCCGGGTGGCGAGCCGAGCGATTCGTGTCAGCATGGGCGCTCCTCGGTCGGGCCGTACGGTAACGCCGTTAGCGTAACGCTG from Nocardia wallacei carries:
- a CDS encoding TetR/AcrR family transcriptional regulator; translated protein: MMCPRRPRSARGTGAQLRAEILDATRELLARTGSADTVSIREVSKVVGVSAPSIYRHFADKDALIDAAVAQVFENLDAAVAAATDPARSPITRMRDQGMAYVRFALKHPGQYRVATAGSSADSPRAVDLVMGSGVFRRFADTVREAMDAGTIAPGDPLPVVLELWAAAHGIVSLLIAKPYLPWGDAEAIADRVLGAACVGHAVLDIMGGELPEPDETARWLARLREEKSP
- a CDS encoding MMPL family transporter; the encoded protein is MLTRIARLATRHPKRILLAALVLALACGGFGASVTDRLKAGGFTSDDAESSQVTKLLADNFGGAEPNLVLLIHSDQGVDATAARTVATDITEDLQGRTDARGVRSYWNSPPQIGSALRSTDGKSALVLAYLTGGDDAAQKTAADIIDGFGATPDGVTVRAGGLAALYHEVNTQVTKDLTLAEGVAVPLTAIVLMLVFGSVVAAALPLMIGLFAIAGTLAILRALTLFSDVSIYALNMTTALGLALAIDYSLFIVSRYREELAGGRTHADAAVRAVQTAGRTVLYSTLTVVLALATLAVFDLYFLRSVAFAGVAVVAAAAAASIVILPAALVLLGDRVNAWDLRVLLRRLLRRPEPTPRPLERSAWYRTVTWVMRHAIPVTVAIVALLLAIGSPFLGVKFGYPDDRVLPPGAQTRAVGDVLRSDFPAVNAGTGTTIVLDGYRGDAASISGYATELSRVNGVSAVLSGSGVYVSGARVAPTPPGMANDTGQYLTVTSRFNPYSADGQDQFRQLRDVPAPAPALFGGGAAINADTLHALGARLPLAVALIALSTFIVLFLFTGSVVLPLKALVLNTLSLSAMFGMMVWIFQDGHLSGLLGFTPTGYLVATMPILMFCLAFGMSMDYEVFLLSRIREAWLASGRTTADNVRSVALGVARTGRIVTAAALLMAIVLGAMVTAKVSFMQMFGLGLTLTVLADATIIRGLLVPALMKLMGRANWWAPAPLARLHRRFGLSEEAPEPRATAPEPEPAGRT